One stretch of Pigmentiphaga aceris DNA includes these proteins:
- a CDS encoding P-II family nitrogen regulator gives MKQVTAVIKPFKLDEVREALADVGITGLTVTEVKGFGRQKGHTELYRGAEYVVDFLPKIRLEVVVGDALVEQAIEAILRSARTGKIGDGKIFVTPVEQVIRIRTGETGEAAV, from the coding sequence ATGAAGCAAGTCACCGCCGTCATCAAGCCATTCAAACTGGACGAAGTTCGTGAGGCGCTGGCCGATGTCGGCATTACCGGCCTTACCGTTACGGAAGTGAAGGGCTTTGGTCGTCAGAAGGGCCACACCGAGCTGTATCGTGGTGCCGAATACGTGGTCGATTTCCTGCCGAAGATCCGGCTGGAAGTGGTGGTGGGCGACGCCTTGGTCGAGCAGGCCATTGAAGCCATTCTGCGTTCGGCTCGTACCGGCAAGATCGGTGATGGCAAGATCTTCGTCACGCCGGTCGAACAAGTCATCCGTATCCGCACGGGTGAAACGGGCGAAGCGGCTGTGTGA
- a CDS encoding NAD(+) synthase yields the protein MSAHPHQNQHFLNLYNHDFARIAVGVPRCRIADPAFNAAETQKLIIDAAAGGASLVVFPELGLSAYTCDDLFHQRALLDGCEAALATVLDASKDLKIITIVGLPLRADHRLFNCAAVLYRGRILGIVPKTYLPNYGEFYEARQFNSGDDALSTEVSLLGQTVPFGSKLLFAPRDMPFFKIHVEICEDVWTPIPPSSFAALAGATVLVNLSASNITVGKSGYRHQLVSQQSARCLATYLYSSAGAGESSTDLAWDGQALIYENGDKLAESERFSDESHLIFADTDLERMSRERMRQTSFGQSVRVHAAQVSEFRTVDVELEVDREQALPLSRVVPRYPYVPADRTRRDDRCQEVYSIQVQALVQRLTSSGIKKLVLGVSGGLDSTHALLVAAEAMDRMGLPRTNILGYTMPGFATGARTLQQAHRLMTSIGCYAQEIDIRPSCQQMFKDLGHPFAEGKPQYDITFENVQAGERTNHLFRLANHQGALVLGTGDLSELALGWCTYGVGDHMSHYNVNASVPKTLIRHLVRWVAEAGHVSGDARQVLLDILDTEISPELVPASEDTGAVQSTEASIGAYDLQDFNLFYTLRYGFAPSKVAFLAHRAWSDKEVGAWPEEAHVLRNQFELAAIKRTLRIFVGRFFRGSQFKRTCVPNSPKVGSGGSLSPRGDWRMPSDSESVVWLADLDRVPEQV from the coding sequence ATGAGCGCGCACCCGCACCAGAATCAGCACTTCCTGAACCTGTACAACCACGACTTCGCCCGCATTGCCGTCGGCGTCCCCCGCTGCCGGATCGCCGACCCAGCCTTCAACGCCGCAGAAACGCAAAAGCTGATCATCGACGCCGCAGCCGGTGGCGCGAGCCTGGTAGTGTTTCCGGAACTCGGCCTGTCCGCCTACACCTGCGACGACCTGTTCCACCAGCGCGCTTTGCTCGATGGCTGCGAAGCCGCATTGGCAACAGTGCTGGACGCATCCAAAGACCTGAAGATCATCACCATCGTCGGTCTGCCGCTGCGCGCGGATCATCGCTTGTTCAACTGCGCCGCTGTGCTGTATCGCGGCCGCATTCTGGGCATCGTGCCGAAGACCTACCTGCCGAACTACGGCGAGTTCTACGAAGCGCGGCAGTTCAACTCTGGCGACGACGCGCTGTCTACGGAAGTCAGCCTGCTGGGCCAGACCGTGCCCTTCGGCTCGAAGCTGCTGTTCGCGCCGCGCGATATGCCGTTCTTCAAGATCCACGTGGAAATCTGCGAGGACGTGTGGACGCCGATTCCGCCTTCGTCCTTCGCTGCGTTGGCCGGTGCCACCGTGCTGGTGAACCTGTCTGCATCGAACATCACGGTGGGCAAGTCGGGCTACCGCCACCAACTGGTCAGCCAGCAGTCGGCGCGCTGTTTGGCGACCTATTTGTATTCCTCGGCGGGCGCGGGCGAATCCAGTACGGACTTGGCTTGGGATGGTCAGGCGCTGATCTATGAGAATGGCGACAAGCTGGCTGAGTCAGAACGGTTTTCCGATGAATCGCATCTGATCTTTGCCGACACCGACCTGGAACGCATGTCGCGTGAGCGTATGCGTCAGACGAGTTTTGGTCAGTCGGTGCGGGTGCATGCGGCGCAGGTAAGCGAGTTCCGTACGGTGGATGTGGAACTGGAAGTCGATCGCGAGCAGGCTTTGCCCTTGTCGCGGGTCGTGCCGCGCTACCCCTATGTGCCGGCGGATCGCACGCGTCGTGACGATCGTTGCCAGGAGGTCTACAGCATCCAGGTGCAGGCGCTGGTGCAGCGTTTGACGTCGAGCGGAATCAAGAAGCTGGTGCTTGGTGTGTCGGGCGGTTTGGATTCGACGCACGCGCTGTTGGTGGCGGCCGAGGCGATGGATCGGATGGGGCTACCGCGCACGAATATTCTGGGCTATACGATGCCCGGTTTTGCTACCGGTGCGCGCACTTTGCAGCAGGCGCATCGTTTGATGACATCGATCGGGTGTTATGCCCAGGAGATCGATATTCGTCCGAGCTGCCAGCAGATGTTCAAGGATCTGGGGCACCCGTTTGCTGAAGGCAAGCCGCAGTACGACATCACGTTCGAGAACGTGCAGGCTGGCGAGCGGACCAATCATCTGTTCCGCCTGGCGAATCATCAGGGTGCCTTGGTGTTGGGCACGGGTGATTTGAGCGAGCTGGCGTTGGGCTGGTGCACCTATGGCGTGGGCGACCATATGTCGCACTACAACGTGAATGCCAGTGTGCCGAAGACACTGATTCGCCACCTGGTGCGTTGGGTGGCCGAGGCGGGCCATGTGAGCGGCGATGCGCGTCAGGTGTTGCTGGACATTCTCGACACGGAGATCAGCCCGGAACTGGTGCCGGCTTCTGAAGATACCGGGGCGGTGCAAAGCACCGAGGCCAGCATCGGGGCCTACGATCTGCAGGACTTCAACCTGTTCTACACGCTGCGTTATGGCTTTGCGCCCAGCAAGGTGGCGTTCCTGGCGCATCGGGCCTGGAGTGACAAGGAAGTGGGTGCCTGGCCAGAGGAAGCGCATGTGTTGCGCAACCAGTTTGAGCTGGCTGCGATCAAGCGCACCTTGCGGATTTTTGTGGGCCGCTTTTTCCGGGGCAGTCAGTTCAAGCGCACGTGTGTGCCGAATTCGCCGAAGGTGGGTAGCGGTGGTTCGCTTTCGCCGCGTGGCGACTGGCGCATGCCCAGCGATTCTGAATCGGTGGTGTGGCTGGCGGACTTGGATCGGGTGCCGGAGCAGGTCTGA